Genomic segment of Corticium candelabrum chromosome 16, ooCorCand1.1, whole genome shotgun sequence:
CTGACGCACGACGTCATACTGTCATTTGTTCTCGGTAGGTATAATGGATGTTTTTCCGTCTGTGTTGCACCGCGTGTCGGGCGGTGCCGAGTCCCGCCGTTCCGCCACGTGCGCGACTTCGACACCCCCCGTGATGGAGGCGCGCATGCAAGTCGGTCATGCCTGCGCCGTGTCGTCGTCGACGACGGAAGTCTCTTCGTCGGTGTGTCAACCGGCGCGACGCGCGAGGACTGCTCGCAGCTGCTCGGTACCCACCATTTCGTTCGACCGCCTCTCGAGGGAAGGACCGAAAACGTTGCGTTCATCGCCGCCGAGAATCAATGGTGAGAATTGGTCCGCCAAGCTGCAGCTGACGGTTTGTATTTGTAATGTCTGTGTAATGCAGCTGCTGTTATGGAGCGACGGGCAAGTTTCGATGGAACTGAAGAGATAAATAGTGAAGCAAAGTGAGTGGTTAGCCTTACAGGGTGTCCTATTAGGAAATTAATGGCACGTGTTGATTGTTTTTGGTAGAGCGGAGGAAGTTGAAGAGTTCTGTATTCCGTTTGATGGCATGACGTTTGGAGAGAAGGCAGGCCACAGCTCGAAGGGCAACGTTTATTTGTGAGTGAAAGTTGGTGTCCTGTGGTTTTGAtgtcacttgtgtgtgtgtgtgtgtgtgtgtgtgtgtgtgtgtgtgtgtgtgtgtgtgtgtgtgtgtgtgtgtgcatgtgtttgctcCAGCATGTCTAGGAATGTGTTTGATTacttgttgatgtttgtgtgtctgtctgtgtctgtttgtgtgtctgtctctgtttgtgtgcctgtctgttgtctggTCTTATTTGCTGTCTGGCAGTCTGCCTGTAGatgtgtctacctgtctgtctgtgtctgctgGTTACTCTCCTTTCTCTCTTCTACTCTTTCTGTCTATTACTCTTcttttctatctgtttgttttctcccttttaattaacagttactTTGTTGTTCATGTTAGGGTAAGTATATGTTTCTCTATTTTGTTTCGTTTCTCTTAGTTGTTTCATTATCTTTGATTAAcctgtttctgttttcttttctgtttttgtaGTGGAAAGTGGCATGGGGATGTTCTTATTCATACCAGGCCTCATCAGACCATCGAAGATGTTCAAGAATTCTGGAAAGAGGTGCACCACTCATGGATTTATAGACATGTTTAAATAAGATATTGGAAGGCTTAcctacatgcatgtacacacacacacacacacacacacacacacacacacacacacacacacacacacacacacacacacacacacacacacacaaggtaCGAGTTACTAATAGATGTTTGTTGAATAGGTATCAGTGTTGAGCAGCATTAGACACGAGAATATCGAGCTATTTATGGGTGCATGCATGAAACCTCCTCACTTGGCCATTGTCACATGGTAACAACAAAGTGCATTTCCTGCAGCAACCAATCAGTTGCTAACCTACATGTCTCTACGTCATTTAGTGCTCGAAGGGGCGACTCTCTCCACACAACTTTACACTCAAAACGATACAAATTACCCATGATCAAGAAGATGAAGATAGTCAAAGAGATATCACAGGTATGCATGTGATTTGTCATTCTCTCCATCCCATGCAATGCACAGAAATAGCATGCTTTCCATGTGGTAATAAAACTGGTTTGTAGGGGGCATGCTATAGTTAGCCAACAATATAATGCAAATGAAGACTAAAAATTAGAGAACGCAGCAGATGGGCATTGTGGGTTTAGAATAGATGCCCATAGCTGGGAATGGGTGTATGCAATGTGTTAGTTTTTGTCAAAGTGTTAATGAAGCCAGCTTGCTGTTGAAGGTGACTGATTTGATACGACTTCTCAACTTTTCGTACACACGTTTCGATTTTACTGCATCGTACACTCTGTTTAGTCAAGAAACAGAACGTTGTGCATATGTAACACGCTCCACTGACAGCTGGTCACCCTAAGAATGTTTTTTCGTCAAAGCATTTGTTGTGGGATTGTAATCTAATGCAATGCCTTCCATAGTAATACAGAGATCACAACAACACCCCCACCAACCttgttaaaattttattacCTTATTCTATGAGTTACAATGACCTTTTATGTGATGTTGTCACAGAGTTAACGATCTCCTGTCCAATTAGaaattttgacacacatgcCATTGTATTGAAAACATGCACGGAAAGGTCACGGTCAAAATCAAACTTGTTTGCACTTGTACACTTTGTTGGTTATTTCTAAAAGCCACGCTTTCCTGAGACCTTCGAATGTGTGAAGACCGCTAAATCACAGTAATGTAAACGTTCAATCCTTTGGGTGCATGAGTATTTGGTCTTCATcctttgtaattaattaagcggTGTTGTAGTACGGTTGATACCAATGTGTATAAACAACACTTGGCCATCTGCATGTGATCTTAATTTGTAACAATTTTGTTGTTAAGTTGTTGGACTTCGCTATGAGTTATTTACCTTTTCCTAATGGCTTCCTGCATCTAATTAACAAGCTCGTTCTGTCACTTTGTTGCTTGATTGACACTAACTCTGTTTTGTATTGATTCCAGGGGATGAGCTACTTACACTCTCGTGGAATTATTCACGGTAGTCTGACCTCTCACAGGGTTCATCTCGAAAGCCGAGTTCTCATTAGTATGTCCTCGTTTACACCAACCAACTACATGGAAGACACGTAAGCGTAAACGTCTATTTTTgaagtctgtttgttgcatcGTGTGGGTAATTGTAGTGACAGCGATCGAGAGTTATTGAGCTATTTGTCACCCGAAGTTCTAATGGCTCTTCGGTTGGACTCTCAGGATATGTTACAGGCCGATTGTTTACCAACAAAACAAGCCGACAGATTTGCTTTTgggtaattaatattaattaattaacgacaTAACAGATGTAATGAATATTCATGTTCATTAGATATTAGGGTGCATGGTCTCATTTTTTATTGgcctgcttgtttgtgtatcacACTTGCAATTGTATTGTCTATTGGTGATTACCCACTGAGTGTCGTCTTGTCTCGCAGGACGATATTGTATGAGATATTTGGAGGCCGGTATCCGTACACAGACTTTAGCACAGAATGTATGATCGTTCAAATCGTACGCGGATTTAGAGAAAATCTACGCGGACTCTTCTGTTCCGACGAGGTAAAGACCATCATCTCTCTCTGCTGGGCACAGGATCCACAGTATAGACCAGCATTCAAGGCAATACACCAGGCATTGAATCTAAAGGTATGTATGACAGTATGATGTCATGATGTCTCGGTCAAGTtggtaattaatattaaatggTGTTTCTGTTTAGGTTTATACGTTTAATAAGAAGCTTCATCACTCGTTGTCTGAACCGTCGCAGCTGGACAAACTCGGGACATCTGAGAGGTTCAACCAAAGACATTAACTCAAACTTTAATTATGTACTCtcgttaagttaattaatcgttACTATAAACAGAAGAGAGTGAGATGGAGAGACTCTATAGATATGAAGTGTACAGTATTTATGCAAACTGGTGTTATGAAGCGAATGATGCTGTGTTGATCGTGAGGTCTGATTTGTGATGTTattgagcaaacaaagcaTTGACTAAATGTGACAATCGAAACCCTCAGACTCCATAGGTGGGGCATGATCGGAGgcaattataattattgatattaatatgttaGGAAAAGTGGATCAGTTTGTAGATATGTTAACAGCATTGATGTCAATTCACAGACAATGTTGGGGTACGTGGTGATCTCGCTTTTACGATTATTAGACGGAAGCAGTTCTAGGATCGAGATGTCTAGTGAGGTCATTGTTTGGCTTGTCGGTGGTAAAGTGTACTTGGCATCCTGACAAGTTTACATGCCATACTCTGCTTTGTGATCATTCCATGCCTGAAACCACACCAGAGTGTACGACTCGATTGGTTTGGTATAGTTTATGAAACATCAGGAATGAGACACCAGAGGTATCCACAAACTGGTCTGCTGTATACGAGTGTGTGCATCTGCTTCATAGTTAGACACAGATGTTTGCGATccataaaatttgtattgtgaTATGATGGATGATATGACCATGGTATGTACCATATGTAGACATAACTGTGTTTTATTCCGTTCTCTGTTTATGATAGAGTAGTATCGCCAAATTAGCCATCAAATATTGCATTACAGACATAATAACAGGCACTGACTGTGGATATTCTCTAATTAATGTTTGTGCAGTGTCCATGCATTGGCTCAGTGTGAGGAATCAATTGCATGGCATTGACTTACAGTGACTCAGTGAGAGATATTTTGTGAGTGaattaaatgtttaattaaattaagtaagAAGGACTTCTTGCCGACTCATTCTCACACAGATGTTTTTTATACACAAGCAGGCGAACAAACACAAGGcgattaacagacagacaaaccgacggGCATGCGCAGATAGTAGGTATTAGAGCCATTTCTTTAGAACGATTAAAATGATTGCGTGATTGTGACAAATTCCTTGCAATACAGACtaacaatatattaatattaattagtaataataatattattatttgctGATCATGACGTAGTCTCACATAGTCAGTCTTTCTCTTCTAGCCTTTCCCCTTCCTGAAGGAAGTTGAGAAGGGGAAACATTGGTTGCGAAAGTAGAGAAGGGTAGATGAAATTGCAAAACAATGACGTCATGAAACCACGCCCTCTAATGCCTGTATCTCCTTTCGTCGGAAATCATTCGTAGTGAAAGTTTTCAACAGTAAACAATGACGTCATGAATTAAAATGTGTTATTGATAATGACCTGTGTCGCTTATcttattttaaattatttactTTCATGTgctctagtctcgcgtagccagaccttacccCGCCCTTGTGCCGCGCGGGCGCAAAACACTCGCCTCTCTTCGCTCGTTTTCACCTCCCGGTCTGAGCTTGCGCACTCGCTCAACGTGCCACCAGACGGGAATCACAATCTAAACGGTTCGTATGGCGAGCTCGCTGCTACGTTCGCTAGTCTTTAGAACGCAACCGGTAAGAACGACCGCCTTGCA
This window contains:
- the LOC134191891 gene encoding kinase suppressor of Ras 1-like, which translates into the protein MAFLHCDHVFSDPKAIGVKRCSLCRKPMIRAIKCKRCKLRFHSKCIELLNGKSNRYSISSVEKGIMDVFPSVLHRVSGGAESRRSATCATSTPPVMEARMQVGHACAVSSSTTEVSSSVCQPARRARTARSCSVPTISFDRLSREGPKTLRSSPPRINAAVMERRASFDGTEEINSEAKAEEVEEFCIPFDGMTFGEKAGHSSKGNVYFGKWHGDVLIHTRPHQTIEDVQEFWKEVSVLSSIRHENIELFMGACMKPPHLAIVTCARRGDSLHTTLHSKRYKLPMIKKMKIVKEISQGMSYLHSRGIIHGSLTSHRVHLESRVLISMSSFTPTNYMEDTDSDRELLSYLSPEVLMALRLDSQDMLQADCLPTKQADRFAFGTILYEIFGGRYPYTDFSTECMIVQIVRGFRENLRGLFCSDEVKTIISLCWAQDPQYRPAFKAIHQALNLKVYTFNKKLHHSLSEPSQLDKLGTSERFNQRH